A region from the Lolium perenne isolate Kyuss_39 chromosome 4, Kyuss_2.0, whole genome shotgun sequence genome encodes:
- the LOC127296906 gene encoding probable serine/threonine-protein kinase PBL3 yields MGNCMKATSRVDHSMNTGAAYPSKVTSKTSLSSATSTSKTNSTRSTFTLPSIRDRSEHSTPRTECEILSSSNLKAFLFNDLKNATKNFRPDSLLGEGGFGHVFKGWIDEYTLAPSKPGVGMVVAVKKLKPEGFQGHKEWLTEVNYLGQLHHPNLVKLIGYCTDGDNRLLVYEFMPKGSLENHLFRRGADPLSWAIRLKVAIGAAKGLSFLHHAENQVIYRDFKASNILLDSEFNAKLSDFGLAKAGPTGDRTHVSTQVMGTHGYAAPEYIATGRLSAKADVYSFGVVLLELLTGRRAVDKSKPGLEQNLVDWAKPHLRDKRKLYRVMDTKLGGQYPKKGAHAIANLALQCICNDAKMRPQMSEVLEELQLLQEPKCNSESPQVAIRRTSNTVPKSPMRTQPSPRRSLGKVASPLPAYRTSQVH; encoded by the exons ATGGGGAATTGCATGAAAGCCACGTCGCGGGTGGATCACAGCATGAACACCGGCGCTGCAT ATCCATCGAAAGTGACCAGCAAAACAAGCTTATCATCTGCTACTTCCACGAGTAAAACCAACTCAACTCGTTCAACGTTTACTCTTCCATCTATAAGGGATCGGAGTGAGCATTCTACTCCTAGGACAGAATGTGAAATCTTGTCCTCGTCAAATTTGAAGGCATTCTTGTTCAATGACCTAAAAAATGCGACCAAGAACTTCCGACCGGACAGTCTTCTTGGGGAAGGAGGATTTGGGCATGTTTTCAAAGGTTGGATTGATGAATACACTCTTGCTCCTTCGAAACCGGGAGTTGGTATGGTTGTTGCTGTCAAGAAGCTTAAACCAGAAGGTTTCCAAGGACACAAGGAGTGGCTG ACAGAGGTTAACTACCTTGGCCAACTTCACCACCCAAATCTTGTTAAGCTCATTGGTTATTGCACAGACGGTGATAACCGACTTCTGGTCTATGAGTTCATGCCCAAGGGAAGTTTGGAGAATCATCTGTTCAGAA GAGGTGCTGACCCTTTGTCATGGGCAATAAGGCTTAAGGTTGCTATCGGGGCTGCTAAGGGTTTGTCATTTTTGCATCATGCAGAAAACCAAGTTATATATCGTGATTTCAAGGCATCAAACATTCTCCTTGATTCG GAATTCAACgcgaagctttcagattttggttTAGCGAAAGCTGGTCCAACTGGGGATAGAACTCATGTTTCCACACAAGTGATGGGCACTCATGGATATGCAGCTCCTGAGTATATTGCAACAG GTCGCCTCTCCGCAAAGGCAGATGTCTACAGCTTCGGGGTTGTGTTGCTCGAGTTGCTGACAGGGAGGCGAGCCGTGGACAAATCGAAGCCAGGCCTAGAGCAGAACCTAGTCGACTGGGCGAAACCGCACCTGCGCGACAAGCGCAAGCTGTACCGTGTGATGGATACAAAGTTGGGAGGCCAGTATCCGAAGAAAGGCGCACATGCCATTGCAAACCTCGCCTTGCAATGCATCTGCAACGATGCCAAAATGCGGCCACAGATGTCTGAGGTCTTGGAAGAGTTGCAGCTGCTGCAAGAGCCCAAATGCAATTCAGAGTCTCCACAGGTGGCCATCCGGAGGACGTCAAACACTGTCCCAAAGTCACCGATGAGAACCCAACCTTCGCCGAGGCGCTCTCTTGGAAAGGTGGCGTCGCCGTTACCAGCATATAGGACTTCGCAAGTGCACTAG
- the LOC127296907 gene encoding uncharacterized protein isoform X2, with translation MCASLAAPSELKKTVWVWTENRRVMTAAVERGWSTFLFGSKELSEDWSSTARIHPLFIDGLEILDEGNQKVAAISVISSPSELQLIQPENMELQNTVIDFQGDWQVIPAENIVAAFQGCTGTVLAVSKNSTEAQVFLEALEQGLDGVVLKVEDMDDIIKLKDYFDRRNEAKSQLQLTKATVSKVEVVGMGDRVCVDLCSIMRPGEGLLVGSYARGMFLVHSECLETSYIASRPFRVNAGPVHAYVTVPGDKTSYLSELRSGREVIVVDQNGLWRTLIVGRVKIESRPLILVEAKENSGSGTYSIFLQNAETVALITPDKGSGGRTAIPVTSLKVGDEVLVRKQGAARHTGIEIQEFIVEK, from the exons ATGTGCGCTTCTCTGGCTGCGCCGTCAGAGTTGAAGAAGACCGTGTGGGTATGGACAGAGAACCGGCGGGTGATGACAGCAGCCGTGGAGAGGGGATGGAGTACTTTCCTCTTCGGATCCAAAGAACTCAGCGAGGACTGGTCAT CAACTGCTCGCATCCATCCTCTCTTTATCGATGGCCTGGAGATTCTTGATGAGGGAAATCAAAAGGTTGCCGCAATTTCTGTAATCTCTTCCCCAAGTGAGTTGCAACTCATACAACCTGAAAATATGGAACTACAGAACACTGTGATCGACTTTCAAGGTGATTGGCAG GTTATACCAGCAGAAAATATAGTTGCTGCATTCCAGGGTTGTACGGGAACCGTATTGGCTGTTTCAAAAAATTCAACTGAGGCTCAAGTTTTTCTTGAG GCCTTGGAACAAGGGCTTGATGGAGTTGTACTTAAAGTAGAGGACATGGATGATATTATTAAACTGAAG GATTATTTTGACAGAAGGAATGAGGCAAAGAGCCAGTTACAGTTGACAAAGGCTACCGTATCAAAGGTTGAAGTTGTTGGTATGGGCGATCGTGTTTGTGTGGATCTTTGTAGTATCATGCGACCTGGTGAAGGCCTTCTG GTTGGCTCCTATGCAAGAGGAATGTTCCTTGTTCACTCTGAATGCTTGGAGACAAGCTACATTGCTAGCAGGCCTTTCAGGGTCAATGCG GGGCCAGTGCATGCATATGTTACAGTCCCTGGGGACAAAACTAGCTACCTCTCAGAGCTGCGATCAGGCAGGGAAGTAATTGTTGTTGATCAAAATGGGTTGTGGCGAACTTTAATTGTCGGCCGTGTGAAAATTGAATCAAGGCCTCTCATCCTTGTAGAAGCAAAG GAGAACTCTGGAAGTGGCACATATAGCATTTTCCTTCAAAATGCAGAGACAGTTGCACTTATCACTCCTGACAAAG GATCTGGTGGAAGGACTGCTATTCCTGTCACTTCACTAAAAGTTGGTGATGAAGTTTTGGTGAGGAAGCAGGGCGCCGCCCGTCACACGGGAATAGAGATTCAGGAGTTTATTGTTGAGAAATGA
- the LOC127296907 gene encoding uncharacterized protein isoform X1 encodes MAVSSSVGSAKSLACFHISRLAPQRTVCSRLPSIRMCASLAAPSELKKTVWVWTENRRVMTAAVERGWSTFLFGSKELSEDWSSTARIHPLFIDGLEILDEGNQKVAAISVISSPSELQLIQPENMELQNTVIDFQGDWQVIPAENIVAAFQGCTGTVLAVSKNSTEAQVFLEALEQGLDGVVLKVEDMDDIIKLKDYFDRRNEAKSQLQLTKATVSKVEVVGMGDRVCVDLCSIMRPGEGLLVGSYARGMFLVHSECLETSYIASRPFRVNAGPVHAYVTVPGDKTSYLSELRSGREVIVVDQNGLWRTLIVGRVKIESRPLILVEAKENSGSGTYSIFLQNAETVALITPDKGSGGRTAIPVTSLKVGDEVLVRKQGAARHTGIEIQEFIVEK; translated from the exons ATGGCGGTCTCCTCCTCCGTCGGCTCTGCCAAATCCCTAGCTTGCTTCCATATCTCCCGCCTTGCCCCCCAAAGAACAG TTTGCTCGCGTCTACCATCTATCAGGATGTGCGCTTCTCTGGCTGCGCCGTCAGAGTTGAAGAAGACCGTGTGGGTATGGACAGAGAACCGGCGGGTGATGACAGCAGCCGTGGAGAGGGGATGGAGTACTTTCCTCTTCGGATCCAAAGAACTCAGCGAGGACTGGTCAT CAACTGCTCGCATCCATCCTCTCTTTATCGATGGCCTGGAGATTCTTGATGAGGGAAATCAAAAGGTTGCCGCAATTTCTGTAATCTCTTCCCCAAGTGAGTTGCAACTCATACAACCTGAAAATATGGAACTACAGAACACTGTGATCGACTTTCAAGGTGATTGGCAG GTTATACCAGCAGAAAATATAGTTGCTGCATTCCAGGGTTGTACGGGAACCGTATTGGCTGTTTCAAAAAATTCAACTGAGGCTCAAGTTTTTCTTGAG GCCTTGGAACAAGGGCTTGATGGAGTTGTACTTAAAGTAGAGGACATGGATGATATTATTAAACTGAAG GATTATTTTGACAGAAGGAATGAGGCAAAGAGCCAGTTACAGTTGACAAAGGCTACCGTATCAAAGGTTGAAGTTGTTGGTATGGGCGATCGTGTTTGTGTGGATCTTTGTAGTATCATGCGACCTGGTGAAGGCCTTCTG GTTGGCTCCTATGCAAGAGGAATGTTCCTTGTTCACTCTGAATGCTTGGAGACAAGCTACATTGCTAGCAGGCCTTTCAGGGTCAATGCG GGGCCAGTGCATGCATATGTTACAGTCCCTGGGGACAAAACTAGCTACCTCTCAGAGCTGCGATCAGGCAGGGAAGTAATTGTTGTTGATCAAAATGGGTTGTGGCGAACTTTAATTGTCGGCCGTGTGAAAATTGAATCAAGGCCTCTCATCCTTGTAGAAGCAAAG GAGAACTCTGGAAGTGGCACATATAGCATTTTCCTTCAAAATGCAGAGACAGTTGCACTTATCACTCCTGACAAAG GATCTGGTGGAAGGACTGCTATTCCTGTCACTTCACTAAAAGTTGGTGATGAAGTTTTGGTGAGGAAGCAGGGCGCCGCCCGTCACACGGGAATAGAGATTCAGGAGTTTATTGTTGAGAAATGA
- the LOC127296907 gene encoding uncharacterized protein isoform X3, with the protein MELQNTVIDFQGDWQVIPAENIVAAFQGCTGTVLAVSKNSTEAQVFLEALEQGLDGVVLKVEDMDDIIKLKDYFDRRNEAKSQLQLTKATVSKVEVVGMGDRVCVDLCSIMRPGEGLLVGSYARGMFLVHSECLETSYIASRPFRVNAGPVHAYVTVPGDKTSYLSELRSGREVIVVDQNGLWRTLIVGRVKIESRPLILVEAKENSGSGTYSIFLQNAETVALITPDKGSGGRTAIPVTSLKVGDEVLVRKQGAARHTGIEIQEFIVEK; encoded by the exons ATGGAACTACAGAACACTGTGATCGACTTTCAAGGTGATTGGCAG GTTATACCAGCAGAAAATATAGTTGCTGCATTCCAGGGTTGTACGGGAACCGTATTGGCTGTTTCAAAAAATTCAACTGAGGCTCAAGTTTTTCTTGAG GCCTTGGAACAAGGGCTTGATGGAGTTGTACTTAAAGTAGAGGACATGGATGATATTATTAAACTGAAG GATTATTTTGACAGAAGGAATGAGGCAAAGAGCCAGTTACAGTTGACAAAGGCTACCGTATCAAAGGTTGAAGTTGTTGGTATGGGCGATCGTGTTTGTGTGGATCTTTGTAGTATCATGCGACCTGGTGAAGGCCTTCTG GTTGGCTCCTATGCAAGAGGAATGTTCCTTGTTCACTCTGAATGCTTGGAGACAAGCTACATTGCTAGCAGGCCTTTCAGGGTCAATGCG GGGCCAGTGCATGCATATGTTACAGTCCCTGGGGACAAAACTAGCTACCTCTCAGAGCTGCGATCAGGCAGGGAAGTAATTGTTGTTGATCAAAATGGGTTGTGGCGAACTTTAATTGTCGGCCGTGTGAAAATTGAATCAAGGCCTCTCATCCTTGTAGAAGCAAAG GAGAACTCTGGAAGTGGCACATATAGCATTTTCCTTCAAAATGCAGAGACAGTTGCACTTATCACTCCTGACAAAG GATCTGGTGGAAGGACTGCTATTCCTGTCACTTCACTAAAAGTTGGTGATGAAGTTTTGGTGAGGAAGCAGGGCGCCGCCCGTCACACGGGAATAGAGATTCAGGAGTTTATTGTTGAGAAATGA